The following are encoded in a window of Pyrenophora tritici-repentis strain M4 chromosome 6, whole genome shotgun sequence genomic DNA:
- a CDS encoding Glucos-trans-II multi-domain protein, whose translation MYIPNTRWTWAFMLTAIFQVAVGLALESYVFGKFQGQIHFAAEGAGASETRTIPTFLAVFMFGYIYQLVLVWDALRLKNTIQVIGIVIYNIGILVYAGIQFDQIRDAADDLNNSAFIPRFFWKDVKPMLIALPVLMAVATVLFAFEAWKLYDEFAWTIYKRISADTRLKRRYLTYQIYIALLKFDFFFFLAFTVQFLVVVKNTKTVELALTAAALGITFFLLFLAAWWVRRESVAGMIGIIIIYFLSLGYFLFKLIRMYVADAHRQEDYKPARKSLTAFAILTILLLVLTIVTACLCTHNFNKGLKPHVNDDKIVHSDKAYATEMPSLSGPAPSQRMEID comes from the exons ATGTATATCCCCAACACGCGCTGGACCTGGGCTTTTATGCTCACGGCCATCTTCCAGGTCGCCGTCGGTCTCGCCCTAGAATC ATATGTCTTTGGTAAATTCCAGGGACAAATACACTTTGCCGCAGAGGGTGCAGGAGCAAGCGAAACCCGCACCATTCCCACCTTTCTTGCCGTCTTCATGTTCGGCTACATCTACCAGCTGGTACTCGTGTGGGATGCCCTGCGTCTCAAGAACACCATTCAGGTCATTGGCATTGTCATCTACAACATCGGCATTCTCGTCTATGCCGGCATTCAATTCGACCAGATCAGAGACGCGGCCGACGACCTCAACAACAGCGCCTTTATCCCTCGCTTCTTCTGGAAAGATGTAAAGCCCATGTTGATCGCGCTGCCTGTGCTCATGGCCGTTGCGACCGTTCTCTTTGCTTTTGAGGCCTGGAAGCTCTATGACGAATTTGCATGGACCATCTACAAGCGCATTAGTGCCGACACCCGCCTGAAGAGGCGCTATCTGACTTACCAG ATTTACATTGCTCTTCTCAAGTTCGATTTCTTCTTTTTCCTTGCCTTTACTGTCCAGTTCCTTGTCGTCGTAAAGAACACAAAGACAGTCGAATTGGCCCTTACCGCAGCGGCCCTGGGCATCACATTTTTCCTCCTGTTCCTCGCCGCCTGGTGGGTCCGCCGCGAGTCTGTTGCCGGAATGATTggcatcatcatcatctaTTTCTTATCACTGGGCTACTTCCTCTTCAAGCTCATCCGCATGTACGTCGCCGACGCCCATCGCCAGGAGGACTACAAACCCGCCCGCAAGTCGTTGACTGCCTTTGCCATCCTCACCATCCTACTCCTCGTCTTGACCATTGTCACTGCATGCCTGTGCACCCACAACTTCAACAAGGGTCTGAAGCCCCATGTAAACGACGACAAGATCGTCCACAGCGACAAGGCATACGCCACCGAGATGCCGTCATTGAGCGGGCCAGCGCCATCACAACGGATGGAGATTGACTAG
- a CDS encoding Mpv17-PMP22 multi-domain protein, which produces MAQQGVERRGFANQDLMRTGRMAAYGGVIFGPAATKWFEFLVRRVNLPSKNGTIVARVACDQFLFAPVNMTLFLSTMAYMEGNSPVQRLKDAFIPGYQKNLMVWPWVQFTNFKYVPAEMRVLVVNIISLGWNCYLSFLNSGGGTKPMLPVGQTKEGGQLPPS; this is translated from the exons ATGGCCCAACAAGGAGTAGAGAGGCGCGGGTTTGCCAACCAAGATCTCATGAGAACAGGTCGCATGGCCGCATACGGCGGAG TCATCTTCGGCCCCGCAGCAACCAAATGGTTTGAATTCCTCGTCCGCCGCGTCAATCTCCCGTCGAAAAACGGCACCATCGTTGCCCGCGTCGCCTGCGATCAATTCCTCTTCGCCCCAGTCAACATGACGCTCTTCCTGTCCACCATGGCCTACATGGAGGGCAACTCGCCCGTGCAGCGCTTGAAAGACGCGTTTATACCCGGATACCAGAAGAACCTGATGGTGTGGCCGTGGGTCCAGTTTACAAACTTCAAGTACGTGCCTGCGGAGATGAGGGTGTTGGTGGTGAATATCATTTCGCTGGGTTGGAACTGCTACCTCAGCTTCTTGAACTCGGGTGGTGGCACGAAGCCTATGCTGCCGGTTGGTCAGACTAAGGAGGGTGGTCAGTTGCCTCCTTCATAA
- a CDS encoding putative protein phosphatase 4 core regulatory subunit r2 protein: MASAESILATAAEHGSLDSADWPRTLEYMLDRLDEIVADFPKPPADFNPNPSPTQQTTDLPSRPNTSNALSSQDSHVTDKENAPPATPPRPPVPSFSAATESQKVPQEITTFYASIRATLSKNFAKHPPHTIQRLAELVLEPKKRYQYLPPYLRALDRVVSVSSPLTVFPLPQAVLPTAGGLLNGTASTTPQTVPLGSDESLGGALLTPIPWLQNRGQNELISESTEMVDGPNGAGRIETVTVGMLSGGQRPESPTSVAQIASSHPDGETLPSTGPVTQGELLRQEQEAGIVLNNPHTMTTSPTRTTFGEIEGASKIMETIEGEEEVPHARGPEIIGMEDTGPQKQGKLNIEGAIGRPSLHKSPEPVEPAETDAKDQATKEGASGKVDEATKKAKEGQDVEMKSDD; the protein is encoded by the exons ATGGCGTCTG CAGAGTCCATCCTTGCCACGGCTGCCGAGCATGGCTCGCTCGACTC CGCAGACTGGCCCCGGACCCTCGAATACATGCTTGACCGCCTAGATGAG ATTGTTGCCGACTTTCCCAAGCCGCCCGCTgatttcaaccccaacccGAGCCCCACGCAGCAGACTACCGACCTCCCCTCACGCCCAAATACGTCCAATGCCCTGTCGAGTCAAGACTCACATGTCACTGACAAAGAAAACGCCCCGCCTGCCACTCCACCGCGTCCACCCGTGCCTTCCTTCTCTGCCGCAACCGAGTCACAGAAAGTCCCACAGGAGATTACCACCTTCTACGCGTCCATACGGGCCACGCTCTCCAAGAACTTTGCCAAACACCCGCCACACACCATCCAGAGACTAGCCGAACTCGTGCTGGAGCCCAAGAAACGCTACCAATACCTCCCACCCTACCTTCGCGCTCTCGACCGTGTCGTGTCCGTCTCTTCCCCCCTCACCGTCTTTCCTCTTCCGCAAGCTGTACTGCCTACGGCTGGCGGGCTGCTCAATGGCACAGCATCCACCACTCCCCAGACGGTACCGCTGGGCTCTGACGAATCCTTAGGCGGCGCTCTGCTTACACCAATTCCATGGCTGCAGAACCGAGGTCAGAATGAGCTGATATCAGAAAGCACAGAGATGGTCGACGGGCCGAATGGTGCAGGCAGGATTGAGACTGTGACCGTGGGCATGCTGAGCGGTGGCCAGCGGCCCGAGTCTCCCACTTCGGTCGCCCAGATTGCTTCGTCGCATCCCGACGGTGAAACCCTTCCCTCTACCGGACCAGTCACCCAGGGTGAGCTCTTACGCCAGGAACAAGAAGCTGGAATTGTGCTCAACAATCCACACACCATGACAACTAGCCCGACAAGGACAACATTCGGCGAGATTGAAGGTGCAAGTAAAATCATGGAAACAATCGAGGGAGAGGAAGAAGTGCCCCATGCGCGCGGTCCCGAGATCATAGGCATGGAAGACACAGGTCCGCAAAAGCAAGGCAAGTTGAACATTGAAGGCGCCATCGGCAGGCCGAGTCTCCACAAGAGCCCGGAGCCTGTAGAACCAGCAGAGACGGATGCCAAGGACCAGGCGACCAAGGAAGGAGCATCCGGGAAAGTCGATGAGGCAACTAAGAAGGCGAAAGAGGGACAAGACGTGGAGATGAAGTCGGATGATTAG
- a CDS encoding SPS1, Serine-threonine protein kinase: protein MAAVASQPPHGQQYYQQQPPQAQPSANARRHSRRPSNGASASTPTTPQNHNSPAVSNTSNMTTPNNTATASAASGPMPPPRTSSHGTPSSGAPTGSSVPADRIRDESSQSRRRTKEGSPRQQGASSRSQPSHSRSASAIGQTPVGTNLPREESAVINRIVVSDTQEDIARAQARQGDGVHVTSGADLTPITGLSLVGSEGVDDGGRGAGGKSRQDHSKSENAKRSKFGNYILGQTLGEGEFGKVKMGWKRDSPIEVAIKLIRRETLGSNSNRLQKIYREIHILRGLDHPNIVRLHEMVETERHIGIILEYASGGELFDYILNHRYLKDGPARKLFSQLISGVGYLHRKGIVHRDLKLENLLLDRNKNIIITDFGFANTFDPNDELSEEIEYRLGDKDYIRSLGLEGTDAARRGDLMQTSCGSPCYAAPELVVSDSLYTGRKVDVWSCGVILYAMLAGYLPFDDDPANPEGDNINLLYKYIVSTPLTFPEYVTPHARDLLKRILVPDPRKRADLFEVARHSWLADYSHVVGFITSSNTNVAEAQQASVYSSKHSPDHGNTDALTKPVAEDTFEPQPALARSASVREPAKPHTSASPAHGGLQTKREAINQAPSEKPKTTRDTKRRTVQVEYVAPSSQTTRGETLPPAEPTSKARGKEPEVPHTDGYQSASSARPPRSSGATYTSTRRQEPQRSVSDYTAFGSAPPSATRPSTSGALGPSRLPSRGNSYGQPSVATVAQTNAEGRFSQPKGKQYSISAPYAQQEPSEAAEPPTIGPSNSQRVQSMQLGPQGAKISHRRSNTINETLGRMTSMFSGRQPSYTQDPKESFTSQGSYGYPEEKKQKSYPPTSMAGPMSNDNVAMAAPRQSTESSRRTSFGFSRKNTNAGDNPKSSRRFSLLPSSLSRTFSSQRESLPAQPSHERRGSSTHPRASSRPGGMPFGRSAESRSPSQSTQGSNMPGFYDGQHDSNSRIRNQHVNAAGPSSAPPNQTQFKGYNTSAPEFDEKFPNPREAHPSAQGNRPYRHPTDDSEMGENATAGQMSQSQQSSQRTPSNPYPHGMGGEELSQQQQRKGVLQKSRRFADAYDDQGSSNKGSSGSSKKVMDFFRRMGKQRTSSR from the exons ATGGCCGCCGTGGCATCGCAGCCACCCCATGGTCAGCAGTACTATCAACAACAGCCGCCCCAAGCACAACCCTCCGCAAACGCCCGCCGTCATTCGCGTCGCCCCAGTAATGGCGCGTCGGCCAGCACGCCAACCACGCCGCAGAATCACAACTCGCCCGCTGTCTCCAACACGTCGAACATGACGACGCCGAACAACACTGCGACTGCCTCGGCCGCCAGCGGCCCCATGCCGCCGCCCAGGACGTCGTCACACGGCACCCCATCGTCTGGCGCCCCTACAGGAAGCTCTGTACCGGCCGACCGCATACGCGACGAGTCATCACAGTCACGCCGACGAACCAAGGAGGGCAGCCCCCGCCAGCAGGGCGCCTCCAGCAGGTCGCAGCCATCCCACAGTCGTTCCGCCTCGGCAATTGGCCAGACGCCCGTTGGAACAAACCTTCCCCGCGAGGAAAGCGCCGTCATTAACCGCATAGTTGTTTCAGACACACAGGAAGACATTGCCCGCGCACAAGCACGCCAAGGAGACGGCGTCCATGTCACGTCTGGCGCCGACCTCACTCCCATCACCGGCCTCAGCCTGGTTGGcagcgagggcgtcgacgACGGCGGTCGCGGCGCTGGAGGAAAGAGCAGACAGGACCACTCCAAGTCGGAAAATGCGAAGCGATCCAAGTTTGGCAACTACATTCTCGGCCAGACGCTCGGTGAGGGCGAGTTTGGCAAGGTCAAGATGGGCTGGAAGCGAGACAGCCCCATCGAGGTTGCTATCAAGCTGATACGACGGGAAACACTCGGAAGCAACTCAAACCGGTTGCAGAAGATTTACCGCGAGATTCACATCCTACGAGGCTTGGACCACCCCAACATTGTGCGTCTGCACGAGATGGTGGAGACGGAGCGCCACATTGGCATTATTCTAGAGTATGCTTCAGGTGGAGAATTGTTCGACTACATCCTCAACCATCGTTATCTCAAGGACGGCCCCGCGCGCAAGCTATTTTCTCAGCTCATCTCAGGTGTTGGATACCTCCACCGCAAAGGCATTGTGCACAGAGATCTCAAGCTTGAGAATCTGTTGCTCGACCGCAACAAGAACATTATCATCACCGATTTTGGTTTCGCCAACACCTTCGATCCCAACGACGAGCTCAGCGAAGAGATCGAGTACAGGCTAGGTGACAAGGACTACATCAGGTCACTAGGATTGGAAGGAACCGACGCCGCACGACGGGGCGACCTCATGCAGACAAGCTGCGGAAGTCCATGTTATGCCGCACCCGAGTTGGTTGTCAGTGATTCACTCTACACCGGCCGAAAGGTCGATGTCTGGAGTTGTGGTGTCATTCTG TACGCCATGTTGGCTGGCTATCTTCCCTTCGATGACGACCCAGCGAACCCGGAGGGCGACAATATCAATCTGCTTTACAAGTACATTGTTTCCACGCCTTTGACGTTTCCCGAATACGTTACACCACACGCTCGGGATCTTCTCAAACGCATCCTTGTACCCGACCCACGCAAACGAGCGGATCTGTTCGAGGTAGCGCGTCATAGCTGGCTTGCGGACTACTCGCATGTTGTTGGATTCATTACCTCGAGCAACACCAATGTGGCAGAAGCCCAGCAAGCTTCTGTGTACTCGAGTAAGCATTCACCAGATCATGGGAACACGGATGCTCTTACTAAACCCGTTGCAGAAGACACATTCGAGCCACAGCCCGCACTCGCAAGGAGTGCTTCGGTTCGCGAACCCGCAAAGCCACACACATCTGCCTCTCCTGCTCACGGCGGGCTGCAGACGAAGCGCGAGGCTATCAACCAGGCCCCTTCAGAAAAGCCAAAGACTACTCGCGACACGAAGCGCCGGACGGTCCAAGTCGAATATGTTGCACCGTCGTCCCAAACCACACGTGGCGAGACATTACCCCCCGCCGAACCGACGTCGAAAGCACGCGGCAAAGAACCAGAAGTGCCACACACCGATGGCTATCAATCCGCTTCAAGCGCCAGACCTCCCCGATCTTCAGGCGCGACTTACACGTCAACCAGGAGACAGGAGCCTCAACGGTCTGTTTCCGACTACACGGCATTTGGTAGTGCGCCCCCATCTGCTACTCGCCCCTCGACGAGTGGCGCTCTGGGTCCCTCAAGATTACCATCCCGAGGAAACTCGTACGGACAGCCGTCTGTGGCCACCGTGGCTCAGACGAACGCTGAAGGACGCTTCTCGCAGCCCAAGGGCAAGCAATACTCCATCTCGGCACCGTACGCACAACAAGAGCCTTCCGAGGCTGCAGAGCCACCTACTATTGGCCCGTCCAACTCTCAACGAGTGCAGTCCATGCAACTTGGGCCACAGGGCGCAAAGATTTCTCACAGACGGTCCAACACTATCAACGAGACCCTTGGTCGTATGACGTCCATGTTCTCGGGTCGTCAGCCTTCCTACACTCAGGATCCCAAGGAATCCTTTACATCGCAGGGCTCATACGGTTACCCTGAGGAGAAGAAGCAAAAAAGCTACCCTCCTACTTCCATGGCAGGGCCCATGTCCAACGACAATGTCGCAATGGCGGCCCCCAGGCAGAGCACCGAATCAAGCCGCCGAACTTCGTTTGGATTCTCTCGGAAGAACACGAACGCTGGTGACAACCCCAAGTCTTCTCGTCGTTTCTCACTTCTTCCGTCTTCGCTTTCCAGGACATTCTCGTCTCAAAGAGAAAGCTTGCCAGCGCAGCCTTCTCATGAGCGCCGCGGTTCCAGCACTCATCCTCGCGCTAGTTCGCGTCCTGGCGGTATGCCTTTTGGCCGCAGTGCGGAATCCAGGTCTCCTAGTCAGAGCACCCAAGGAAGCAACATGCCCGGCTTCTACGATGGCCAGCACGACAGCAACTCGAGGATCAGGAACCAACATGTCAATGCTGCCGGGCCATCTTCCGCGCCTCCAAACCAGACCCAATTCAAGGGCTACAACACTTCAGCGCCCGAATTCGATGAAAAGTTTCCCAACCCCCGAGAAGCGCATCCATCTGCGCAAGGAAACCGACCATACCGCCACCCCACCGACGACTCGGAGATGGGTGAAAATGCCACAGCTGGACAAATGTCACAATCTCAGCAGTCCAGCCAAAGGACACCCTCGAACCCCTACCCTCATGGTATGGGAGGCGAGGAGCTCAGCCAGCAACAACAGAGAAAGGGCGTTCTCCAGAAGAGCAGACGCTTTGCTGATGCATATGATGATCAAGGCAGCAGTAACAAGGGAAGCTCTGGTAGCTCTAAGAAGGTTATGGATTTCTTTAGGCGCATGGGCAAGCAAAGGACAAGCAGCCGATAA
- a CDS encoding redoxin, with product MAHTTFPSNLPIPQDDGACSHLTGARVPSVPLFATSGDQLDVSSFSDLTIVFCYPRTGARGETITDDWNSIPGARGCTPQACSFRDQMDHLRKLGVKRVFGLSTQSTAYQNEAKDRLRLPYESLSDENLEFANTLKLPTFRWQDKTLVKRCALAIQGGTIVNVWYPVFPPDASARQVVEWLGSRK from the exons ATGGCTC ACACAACCTTTCCTTCGAATCTACCCATACCCCAGGATGACGGAGCCTGCTCGCACTTGACCGGAGCCAGGGTACCCTCGGTACCCCTGTTCGCAACGTCAGGCGACCAACTAGATGTTTCCTCCTTTTCTGACCTGACCATCGTCTTTTGTTATCCACGTACCGGTGCGCGTGGTGAAACGATTACAGACGATTGGAACTCGATACCTGGTGCACGAGGCTGCACACCTCAAGCTTGCAGCTTCCGCGATCAAATGGATCATTTGCGCAAACTCGGCGTAAAACGTGTGTTCGGCCTATCCACCCAGTCTACTGCTTACCAGAACGAGGCCAAAGACCGGTTGCGCCTTCCCTACGAATCGCTTTCGGACGAGAACCTCGAGTTTGCAAACACTCTGAAACTTCCAACATTCCGCTGGCAGGACAAGACACTGGTCAAGAGATGTGCGCTCGCTATCCAGGGTGGGACCATTGTAAACGTCTGGTACCCTGTCTTTCCTCCCGATGCGAGCGCACGGCAAGTTGTAGAGTGGCTTGGAAGCAGAAAATAG
- a CDS encoding rubredoxin-NAD(+) reductase, which yields MAQEFKLKDVTSLQMKNGEKKEVEVEGVEGGKVLLLKVQDQVHATSSNCTHYGAPLVKGVLTPEGRLTCPWHGACFNVSTGDVEDAPALDPIAKYEVVEKDGAVYVKTTQEALKANRKFLNIKCSSVSEDKVLVIGGGSGTLGAIEGLRGGGYTGKITVISKEGYQPIDRTKLSKALLADISKAAWRQKEFYMDASIDIIEDEAKSIDFSGKTVSTKSGKEYDYSKLVLATGGTPRWLPLDGLKGDLGNVFLLRTLPDAQNILKAVGDNGKKVVVVGSSFIGMEVGNCLASMKNDVTIIGMEEEPMERVMGKKVGAIFRGLLEKNGVKFQMSASVDKATPSKDDSSKVGGVHLKDGTVLEADLVIEGVGVAPATEYLKGNSSVTLEKDGSLKTDESFAVNGLKDVYAIGDIATYPYHGPGGDGSPVRIEHWNVAQNAGRSVAHTINNPGSKPKPFIPVFWSALGSQLRYCGNTVGGYDDVMLQGEPDKASFVAYYTKGETVVAVASMMKDPYMTQAAELMRRKVMASKSELQKGVDIMEIGLPNEIKM from the exons ATGGCCCAGGAGTTCAAGCTCAAGGATGTCACATCCCTACAGATGAAGAATggggagaagaaggaggtcGAAGTCGAAGGCGTTGAGGGCGGAAAGGTACTGCTGCTGAAGGTCCAAGATCAGGTTCATGCTACAAGCTCAAATTGCACACATTACGGGGCTCCCCTTGTCAAAGGTGTATTGACACCAGAGGGTCGATTAACCTGCCCATGGCACGGAG CTTGCTTCAATGTCTCGACCGGAGATGTTGAAGACGCACCTGCTCTCGATCCCATCGCGAAGTACGAAGTAGTCGAGAAGGATGGCGCCGTATATGTCAAGACGACACAAGAGGCGCTCAAGGCCAACCGGAAGTTCCTGAATATCAAGTGTTCATCAGTGAGCGAAGACAAGGTGCTCGTCATTGGAGGTGGTTCCGGTACGCTTGGTGCAATTGAGGGTCTACGAGGCGGTGGATACACTGGCAAGATTACCGTAATCTCCAAGGAGGGGTACCAGCCCATTGATCGAACCAAACTGTCCAAAGCCTTGCTGGCCGATATATCGAAAGCGGCGTGGAGGCAAAAGGAGTTCTACATGGACGCCTCTATTGACATCATCGAAGACGAGGCCAAGAGCATCGACTTCTCTGGCAAAACGGTATCGACCAAGTCAGGAAAAGAATACGACTACTCAAAGCTGGTCCTGGCAACAGGCGGCACGCCCAGATGGCTCCCTCTTGACGGGCTAAAAGGTGACCTGGGCAACGTCTTCCTCCTCCGCACTCTACCCGACGCACAAAACATTCTCAAGGCTGTTGGAGATAATGGAAAGAAAGTGGTTGTCGTCGGCAGCTCTTTTATCGGTATGGAGGTCGGTAATTGCCTTGCGAGCATGAAGAACGATGTGACTATCATCGGCATGGAAGAGG AACCAATGGAGCGGGTGATGGGTAAGAAGGTCGGTGCTATCTTCCGAGGTCTGCTCGAGAAGAACGGCGTCAAATTCCAGATGAGCGCAAGTGTCGATAAGGCGACGCCATCAAAGGACGACTCATCAAAGGTTGGTGGTGTGCACCTGAAAGACGGCACTGTATTAGAGGCCGACCTTGTTATTGAGGGCGTTGGTGTTGCGCCCGCGACAGAGTACCTCAAGGGCAACTCGAGTGTGACTCTGGAGAAGGACGGATCACTGAAGACGGATGAGTCGTTCGCAGTCAATGGGCTAAAGGACGTGTATGCCATTGGCGACATTGCAACATACCCCTATCACGGCCCTGGCGGCGATGGGTCACCAGTCCGGATAGAGCACTGGAACGTTGCGCAGAACGCCGGACGTTCAGTGGCTCACACGATCAATAACCCGGGATCCAAGCCGAAGCCCTTTATCCCGGTCTTTTGGTCAGCCCTTGGATCGCAGTTGCGGTACTGTGGTAACACGGTGGGTGGCTACGATGACGTGATGCTCCAAGGCGAGCCAGATAAAGCATCATTCGTCGCCTACTACACAAAGGGAGAGACGGTTGTTGCGGTTGCCAGTATGATGAAGGATCCCTACATGACTCAG GCGGCCGAGCTCATGAGGAGGAAGGTGATGGCGAGCAAGAGTGAATTGCAAAAGGGAGTTGATATCATGGAGATTGGGCTTCCTAACGAGATTAAAATGTAA